From the genome of Glycine max cultivar Williams 82 chromosome 2, Glycine_max_v4.0, whole genome shotgun sequence, one region includes:
- the LOC100801654 gene encoding uncharacterized protein — protein MMGRLAPLSEEPINEENEGYNNSNSKKCLQSWRNWNWIKTHFSLAFNKKSNLKILLSVLGCPLFPVPVHPILPLNEVSSSAQYIIQHFRAATGCRKLEGTVKNVFTTGKVTMDVVDELGSTSGGINLEKGCFVMWQMVPDKWQIELVLGGQKVVAGSNGAIAWRHTPWLGVHAAKGGVRPLRRALQGLDPLAVSAVFCAAQYMGEKEISGMDCFVLKLSADQKDLVERSDNTAEMIKHAIFGYFSQRSGLLVYLEDSYLTRIQAPGSHPTYWETTMSTKIEDYRIVDGVMIAHAGSSTALITRFGDNLKAGPSITRLEESWTIDDVAFNVPGLSLDCFIPPQELQRDCSSDDELDWRSFTLA, from the exons ATGATGGGTAGACTTGCACCATTATCAGAAGAACCCATCAATGAAGAAAACGAAGGCTACAACAATAGTAACTCAAAGAAATGCCTTCAGTCATGGAGGAACTGGAATTGGATCAAGACTCATTTTTCCCTTGCCTTCAACAAAAAGTCCAACCTCAAGATCCTCCTTAGTGTCTTGGGTTGCCCTTTATTTCCTGTGCCTGTCCACCCCATTCTACCCCTCAATGAG GTGTCATCTTCGGCACAGTATATCATACAACACTTCAGGGCTGCAACAGGGTGTAGGAAGTTGGAGGGGACAGTGAAGAATGTGTTCACAACAGGGAAAGTGACAATGGATGTGGTGGATGAGCTTGGATCCACAAGTGGTGGCATTAATTTGGAGAAAGGGTGCTTTGTTATGTGGCAAATGGTTCCTGATAAGTGGCAGATAGAGCTGGTTTTGGGTGGCCAAAAGGTTGTGGCTGGTAGCAATGGTGCCATTGCTTGGCGCCACACGCCTTGGCTTGGCGTGCATGCTGCCAAAGGTGGTGTCCGGCCTCTTCGCCGTGCTCTTCAG GGACTAGACCCTTTGGCAGTGTCTGCTGTATTCTGTGCAGCACAATACATGGGGGAGAAAGAAATCTCAGGCATGGATTGCTTTGTGCTGAAACTCTCAGCTGATCAGAAAGACCTTGTTGAGCGCAGCGACAACACGGCCGAGATGATCAAGCATGCCATATTTGGTTACTTCAGCCAGAGAAGTGGCCTTTTGGTGTACCTAGAGGACTCTTACCTGACCAGGATTCAGGCACCAGGGTCTCACCCCACATACTGGGAAACCACAATGTCAACCAAGATTGAGGACTATAGAATTGTGGATGGTGTGATGATTGCACATGCTGGCTCATCGACCGCGTTGATCACCAGGTTTGGGGACAACCTGAAGGCTGGACCATCCATCACAAGGTTGGAAGAGTCATGGACCATTGATGATGTTGCATTCAATGTGCCAGGGTTGTCCTTGGACTGCTTCATACCTCCTCAGGAACTACAGAGAGATTGTTCTTCAGATGATGAGCTAGATTGGAGATCATTCACCCTTGCATAG
- the LOC100776505 gene encoding fatty acyl-CoA reductase 2, chloroplastic, protein MGVLSIGYSFSSSLLTKLIFGVPQNNERCPSRRKACVVYCQGGGNVIKSSSGLSSVLTERSALVGTDHAAAVLMDAGSLVLSQNGKSQAEILVKDLVPYDGPTTLIGVEDGIGIVKFLGGKKFFITGATGFLAKVFIEKILRTEPDVGKMYLLIKAKNKQAAMERLQNEIINTELFRCLQEIHGKSYQAFMLSKLVPVVGNICEHNLGLDEGISDVIAEEVDVIVNSAANTTFDERYDTAININTIGPCRLMNIAKKCKKLKLFLHVSTAYVNGQRQGRIMERPFSIGECIAREKYISEVSPKYLPTLDIEGEINLVSNYKGDIEDNLLAQKMKEIGLERARRYGWQDTYVFTKAMGEMMIDKLRGDIPVVVMRPSVIESTFSEPFPGWMEGNRMMDPIVLCYGKGQLTGFLVDPNGVLDVVPADMVVNATLAAMARHGVSQKPDINVYQIASSVVNPLVFQDLARLLYEHYSSSPCIDSKGRPIQVPLMKLFSSTEEFSGHLWRDAIQKRGLTAVASSKGKMSQKLENMCRKSVEQAKYLANIYEPYTFYGGRFDNSNTQRLMESMSEKEKREFGFDVKSIDWNDYITNVHIPGLRRHVMKGRGMGSQ, encoded by the exons ATGGGGGTCTTGTCCATAGGTTATTCTTTTTCCTCAAGTTTACTCACCAAACTCATATTTGGAGTGCCACAAAACAATGAGCGGTGCCCTTCAAGGAGGAAGGCATGTGTTGTGTATTGCCAAGGGGGTGGGAATGTAATTAAGTCCTCCTCAGGCTTGTCTTCTGTGTTGACAGAAAGATCAGCATTGGTTGGCACAGATCATGCAGCTGCAGTTCTAATGGATGCAGGAAGCTTGGTCTTGTCACAAAATGGGAAAAGCCAGGCAGAGATTTTGGTGAAGGATTTGGTGCCTTATGATGGACCAACAACATTGATAGGGGTGGAAGATGGAATAGGCATTGTCAAGTTTCTTGGAGGGAAAAAGTTTTTCATTACTGGGGCAACTGGGTTTCTAGCCAAAG TTTTTATTGAGAAGATTCTAAGGACAGAGCCAGATGTGGGGAAAATGTACCTTTTGATCAAGGCAAAGAATAAGCAAGCTGCAATGGAGAGATTGCAAAACGAA ATCATAAACACAGAACTTTTCAGATGCCTTCAAGAAATCCATGGAAAATCATACCAAGCCTTTATGTTGAGCAAGCTAGTTCCTGTTGTAGGCAATATTTGTGAACATAATCTTGGACTAGATGAGGGTATATCTGATGTTATAGCAGAGGAGGTAGATGTCATTGTAAATTCTGCAGCTAATACCACATTTGATGAAAG ATATGACACTGCTATCAACATAAACACCATAGGGCCATGCCGCCTTATGAACATTGCCAAAAAGTGCAAGAAGCTCAAGCTCTTTCTGCATGTTTCAACAG CATATGTCAATGGACAAAGGCAAGGTAGGATCATGGAGAGACCATTTAGCATTGGAGAGTGCATagcaagagaaaaatatatatctgaAGTTTCCCCAAAATACCTTCCCACATTGGACATTGAAGGAGAAATAAATCTGGTTTCAAATTACAAAGGGGACATTGAAGACAACTTACTAGCTCAGAAAATGAAGGAGATTGGTCTAGAGAG GGCCAGAAGATATGGGTGGCAGGATACATATGTGTTCACAAAGGCTATGGGAGAAATGATGATTGACAAATTGAGAGGGGATATTCCAGTTGTTGTAATGCGACCAAGTGTTATTGAGAGCACTTTCAGTGAACCATTTCCTGGATGGATGGAAGGAAATAG GATGATGGATCCAATAGTTCTCTGCTATGGGAAAGGGCAGCTAACAGGTTTTCTGGTAGATCCAAATGGAGTACTAGATGTG GTCCCAGCTGACATGGTTGTTAATGCAACCTTAGCTGCAATGGCAAGGCATGGAGTGAGCCAAAAGCCAGATATCAATGTGTACCAAATTGCTTCATCTGTGGTGAACCCTCTAGTTTTCCAAGACCTGGCAAGGCTTCTCTATGAACATTACAGCTCCTCACCATGCATTGACTCAAAGGGTAGGCCAATTCAAGTTCCACTGATGAAGTTGTTTAGCTCCACAGAAGAATTCTCTGGCCACCTGTGGAGAGATGCTATTCAGAAAAGAGGCCTCACAGCTGTGGCCTCCTCAAAGGGGAAGATGtctcaaaaacttgaaaacatgTGCAGAAAATCAGTGGAGCAAGCAAAGTACTTGGCCAACATTTATGAACCATACACATTTTACGGTGGAAG GTTTGATAACAGTAACACACAAAGATTAATGGAAAGCAtgtctgaaaaagaaaaaagggagtTTGGCTTTGATGTAAAGAGCATTGATTGGAATGACTACATCACCAATGTCCATATACCTGGCCTAAGGAGACATGTCATGAAGGGACGAGGAATGGGGAGTCAGTGA